The nucleotide sequence TGCTGCTGACCAATGGCGGCGACGGCGTGCAGCGCGTGGTGTTTTCCAACCTGGCCGCACGCAAGCTGCTGCACAACGGTTGGAAGCTGGAAGGCCAGGCCATGCAGCACGTGCTGGAAACCATGCCGGTGGAACTGCGCGATGCGATCGAGCGCGGTGGCGACAGCCTGTTCGCGGTACGTGGGCCGGGCGACGAAGCTGAAGACGGCGATGAAGACGACGAACAGGTCTATCACCTGTCGCGGCGCAACTTCCATCTCAACGGTCGCCCGCACGACCTGCTGCTGATCCGCCTGCTCACCGCCGAACTGCGCCGCCAGGAAGTACAGACCTGGAAGAAGGTGATCCGGGTGATCAGCCATGAGCTCAACAACTCACTCGCCCCGATCGCCTCGCTGGCGCACTCCGGTGGCGAGCTGGTGCGGCGTGGCAAGACCGAACGCCTGGAAGAGGTGTTCACCACCATCGAAGAGCGCTCACGTCACCTGGAAGGCTTTATCCGCGGCTATGCGCGCTTTGCCAAGCTGCCGCAGCCGCAGCTGCAGAACGTGCAGTGGAAACAGTTCCTGGGCGGGTTGCAGCTGCAGATCCCGTTCCGCATGGCCGACATCCCCGATGACCTGGAGGGCCGGGTGGATATCGCCCAGCTGGGCCAGGCGCTGTTGAACCTGCTCAAGAACGCGCACGAAGCCTGCTCGGAAGCCGAGCCACCCAACGACGACGTCGAGCTACGCCTGACCCGCCTGCCGCAATGGCTGCGGCTGGAGATCCTGGACCGTGGCAAGGGCATGAACGAGGCGGTGTTGCAGAACGCGTTGATGCCGTTCTATTCAACCAAGCGCAACGGCACCGGATTGGGCTTGGCGCTGACCCGCGAAATCGTGGAAGCGCATGGCGGCCGCGTGTCGCTGCAGAACCGCCGCGAAGGCGGTCTGTGCGTGGCGATCTTCCTGCCGGCCTGAGCGCTTACTTCTTCACCGGGCGATGCCAGCCTTCGATGGTCTGCTGGCGCGCACGCGCCACGGTCAATTCGCCCGGGGGCGCATTGCGGGTGATCACCGAACCGGCGGCGATGGTCGCCCGCTCACCGATCGTCACCGGCGCCACCAGCGAGCTGTTCGACCCGATGAACGCGTTGTCGCCGATGGTGGTCTGCGACTTGTTCACGCCGTCGTAGTTGCAGGTGATCGTACCTGCACCGATGTTGACCTTGCTGCCGATCACCGCATCGCCCAGGTAGGTGAGGTGGTTGGCCTTGCTGCCTGCACCCAGGTGGATTTTCTTGGTCTCCACGAAGTTGCCCACGTGCGCGCCTTCGGCCAGCACCGTACCCGGGCGCAGGCGTGCGAACGGGCCGATGTCTGCCGCGCCTTCGCTGACCACGCCTTCCAGGTCGCAGTGCGGCTTGACCACGGTGCCGGCGGCGAGCTTCACGTCCTTGAGGCGGGTAAACGGCCCGATGCTGACACCGTCGCCCAGTTCAACCGAACCTTCCAGGATCACGCTGACGTCGATCTGCACGTCGCGACCGACCGTGACCGTGCCACGGATGTCCACCCGCGCCGGGTCGATCACGCGCGCGCCCTGCGCGCACAGCGCACGCACTTCGCGCAGCTGCCAGGCCCGCTCCAGCTGGGACAGCTGCCACGGATCGTTGGCGCCTTCGGCTTCCTGCGCGTCGGCCACGAACGCCATGTCGGCCGGGGTGTAGTCGGCAGCGGCCGATGCAAACACATCAGTCAGGTAGTACTCGCCCTGCGCATTGCTGTTGGACAGCTGCGACAACCAGGTGCGCAGCGCGATCGCGTCGGCGGTGATGATGCCGGTGTTGATGGTGCGGATTGCCAGCTGTTCTTCGTTGGCGTCCTTCTGCTCCACGATCGCGCCGACCTTGCCCTCGGCATTGCGTACGATGCGGCCGTAGCCGGTGGGATTGGGCATGTCCGCCACCAGCACCGCCAGCCGGCCCGGCTGCGAGAGCAGGTGCTGCAGGGTATCGAGCCGGATCAGCGGCACGTCGCCGTACAGCACCAGCACCTTGGCCGCGTCGGGCACCTGCGGCATGGCCTGCTGCACGGCATGGCCGGTACCGAGCTGCTCGCGCTGCTCGGCCCACTGCAGGTCCGGCTGGTCGGCGAAGGCGGCGCGTACCGCTTCGCCGCCGTGGCCATACACCACGTGGATGGCGTCGGGCTGCAGCTGCCGCGCGGTGTCGATCACATGCGCCAGCATCGGGCGGCCGGCGATCGGCTGCAGGACCTTGGGCAGGTCGGACTTCATGCGCTTGCCAGCGCCGGCGGCGAGGATGATGACGTGCAGGGCGTGGGTCATGGGTTCAGGCGTGTACGTAGAGGTATGGCAACGATTCTATGCCGGAAACAACGACGCCGGCGTGAGCCGGCGTCGAGGTGTACAGCGGTGGCAGGAACTCAGTGCTTGAGGGTCTTGCGCAGGCGCTCCAGCGCCTGCAGCTGGACCACGGCTTCGGCCAGCTTCTGCTGGGCTTCGGCCACTTCCATCGCTTCGCCACGGTTGGCCAGGATGCGTTCGGCTTCTTCCTTGGCCTTGCGGACCGCGGTTTCGTCGATGTCCTGCGCACGGATCGCGGTGTCGGCCAGCACGGTCACGACCTGCGGCTGCACCTCGAGGATGCCGCCGGAGATGGCGAAGTCCAGCTGTTCGCCATTCGGGGTGGTGACCACCACCTTGCCCGGCTTGAGCCGGGTGATCAGCGGGGCGTGCTTGGGCGCGATGCCCAGTTCGCCAAGCTCACCCGTAGCCACGACCAGAGTCGCTTCACCACGGAAGATTTCCTGCTCGGCGCTGACGATGTCGCAACGGATGGTGCTCATGATCAAGCCTTCTCAGCCATCTTCTTGGCCTTCTCGACCGCTTCTTCGATGCTGCCGACCATGTAGAACGCCTGCTCCGGCAGGTGGTCGTATTCGCCGTCGACGATGGCCTTGAAGCCGCGGATGGTGTCCTTCAGCGAGACGTACTTGCCCGGCGAGCCGGTGAACACTTCGGCCACGTGGAACGGCTGGCTGAAGAAGCGCTCGATCTTGCGGGCGCGCGACACGGCCTGCTTGTCTTCTTCGGACAGTTCGTCCATGCCCAGGATGGCGATGATGTCCTTCAGTTCCTTGTACTTCTGCAGGGTCTGCTGGACGCGCTGGGCGGTGTCGTAATGCTCGTGGCCGATGACCAGCGGGTCCATCTGGCGGCTGGTGGAGTCCAGCGGATCGACTGCCGGGTAGATACCCAGCGAGGCGATCGAACGCGACAGGGTCACGGTCGAGTCAAGGTGGGCGAAGGTGGTCGCCGGCGACGGGTCGGTCAAGTCATCGGCGGGCACGTACACGGCCTGGATCGAGGTGATCGAGCCGTTCTTGGTCGAGGTGATGCGCTCCTGCAGGACGCCCATTTCCTCGGCCAGGGTCGGCTGGTAACCCACGGCCGACGGCATGCGGCCCAGCAGTGCCGACACTTCGGTACCGGCCAGGGTGTAGCGGTAGATGTTGTCGACGAACAGCAGCACGTCCTTGCCCTTGCCGTTTTCGTCCTTCTCGTCGCGGAAGTACTCGGCCATGGTCAGGCCGGTCAGTGCAACGCGCAGACGGTTGCCCGGCGGCTCGTTCATCTGGCCGTACACCATCGCGACCTTGTCCAGGACGTTGGAGTCCTTCATCTCGTGGTAGAAGTCGTTGCCCTCACGGGTACGCTCACCCACGCCGGCGAACACGGACAGACCGCTGTGCGCCTTGGCGATGTTGTTGATCAGTTCCATCATGTTGACGGTCTTGCCGACGCCGGCGCCGCCGAACAGGCCGACCTTGCCGCCCTTGGCGAACGGGCACATCAGGTCGATGACCTTGATGCCGGTTTCCAGCAGCTCGGTGGCCGGGGACTGGTCTTCGTACGACGGGGCTTCACGGTGGATTTCCCAGCTGTCGCTGGCGGTCACCGGACCGGCTTCGTCGATCGGACGGCCCAGCACGTCCATGATGCGGCCCAGGGTGCCTGCACCGACCGGCACCGAGATGGCGCGTTCGGTGTTGGTGGCCACCAGGTTGCGCTTCAGGCCGTCGGTGGAGCCCAGCGCGATGCAACGGACCACGCCGTCGCCCAGCTGCTGCTGCACTTCCAGCGTGATTTCGGTGTTGTCCACCTTCAGCGCGTGGTACACCTTCGGCACCGACTCGCGGGGGAATTCCACGTCGACGACGGCGCCGATGATCTGAACGATCTTGCCCTGACTCATTGCTGCATCCTCTAATTAAATGCTTTTGACTGTGCGCGTCAGACTGCTGCCGCGCCGCCGACGATTTCGGAGATTTCCTGGGTGATCGCTGCCTGGCGGGCCTTGTTGTAGACCAGCTGCAGGGTTCCGATCAGCTTGTTCGCGTTGTCACTGGCCGACTTCATCGCCACCATGCGCGCGGCATGCTCGGAGGCCACGTTTTCCAGCACGGCCTGGTACACCAGCGACTCCACGTAGCGCGTCATCACGTGCTCGAGCACGGTGGCGGCGTCGGGTTCGTACAGGTAGTCCCAGTCATGGTGCGCGACCTGCTTTTCGGCAGCCGGCAACGGCAGCAGCTGGTCGAAGCTGGCCTTCTGCACCATCGTGTTGATGAAGCGGTTGTAGACCAGGTACACGCGGTCGACCTTGCCTTCGGTGAAGGCGTCGAGCATGACCTTGATCACGCCGATCAGCTGCTCCAGGTGCGGCACGTCGCCCATGTGGGTGACGCTGCCGACCATGTTGACCTTGACCCGGCGGAAGAAGGTCGATGCCTTCTGGCCGATGGTCACCAGGTCGATCTCGGCGCCCTGTTCCTGGTACTGGCGGACTTCGCCCAGCATCTTGCGGAACAGGTTGTTGTTGAGGCCGCCGGCCAGGCCGCGGTCGGACGAGATCACGATGTAGCCGACCCGCTTGACCTCGTCGCGCTGGACCAGGAACGGATGCTGGTAGTCGGTGCTGGCCTGGGCCAGGTGACCGATCACCTGCTTCATCGCCTGCGCATACGGACGCGAGGTCTTCATGCGATCCTGCGCCTTGCGGATCTTGGAGGCCGACACCATCTCCAGCGCGCGGGTCACCTTGCGGGTGTTCTGCACGCTCTTGATCTTGGTTTTGATTTCGCGACCGCTTGCCATCTCTTATTCCCGTAGAGCGGGGCCATGCCCCGCTGCTTCAACGATGCGGCAGGGCCGGATGGCCCGCCGCACGTGCGTCTTACCAGCTGCCGGTGGTCTTGAACTCGGCGATGCCCTTCTTGAAGGCCGCTTCGATGTCGTTGTCCCAACCGCCGGTGGCGTTGACCTTGCCGATCAGCTCGCCCTGGGTGTTGGCGAAGTGGGCGTGCAGGCCTTCTTCGAACCCGAGCAGCTTGGCGACCGGCACGTCGTCGAGGTAACCCTCGTTGACGGCATAGATCGACAGCGCCTGGTTGGCGATCGACATCGGGGCGTACTGCTTCTGCTTCATCAGCTCGGTGACGCGCTGACCGCGCTCGAGCTGCTTGCGGGTGGCTTCGTCCAGGTCCGAGGCGAACTGCGCGAACGCAGCCAGCTCGCGGTACTGGGCCAGCGAGATGCGGATGCCGCCCGACAGCTTCTTGATGATCTTGGTCTGGGCCGCACCACCGACGCGCGACACCGAGATACCGGCGTTCACGGCCGGGCGGATGCCCGAGTTGAACAGGTCGGTTTCCAGGAAGATCTGGCCGTCGGTGATCGAGATCACGTTGGTCGGCACGAACGCCGAAACGTCGCCGGCCTGGGTTTCGATGATCGGCAGCGCGGTCAGCGAACCGGTCTGGCCCTTCACTTCACCCTTGGTGAACTGCTCCACATACTCTTCCGAGACGCGGGCCGCACGTTCCAGCAGGCGCGAGTGCAGGTAGAACACGTCACCCGGGTAGGCTTCACGGCCCGGCGGACGCTTCAGCAGCAGCGAGATCTGGCGGTAGGCCACGGCCTGCTTGGACAGGTCGTCGTACACGATCAGGGCGTCCTGGCCGCGGTCCATGAAGTACTCACCCATGGTGCAGCCCGAGTAGGCGCTGATGTACTGCATGGCAGCCGATTCGGAAGCCGTAGCGGCCACGACCACGGTGTGGGCCAGCGCGCCGTTTTCTTCCAGCTTGCGCACGATGTTGGCCACGGTCGAGGCCTTCTGGCCGATCGCGACGTACACGCACTTGATGCCGGTGTCCTTCTGGTTGATCACCGCATCGATGGCCAGGGCGGTCTTGCCGGTCTGGCGGTCACCGATGACCAGCTCGCGCTGGCCACGGCCGATCGGGATCATGGAGTCGACCGACTTGTAACCGGTCTGCACCGGCTGGTCGACCGACTTGCGCCAGATCACGCCCGGGGCAACGCGCTCCACCGGAGCGGTCAGCTGGGCCGCGATCGGGCCCTTGCCGTCGATCGGCTCGCCGAGCGCGTTGACCACGCGACCCAGCATTTCCGGACCGACCGGCACTTCCAGGATGCGACCGGTGGTCTTGGCCACGTCGCCTTCGCGCAGGTGCTCATAGCCACCCAGGACCACGGCGCCGACCGAGTCGCGCTCCAGGTTCAGGGCCAGGGCGAAGGTGTTGTTCGGCAGTTCGATCATTTCGCCCTGCATCACGTCGGCCAGGCCGAAGATGCGCACGATGCCGTCGGACACGCTGGTCACGGTGCCTTCGTTGCGCGATTCCGCGGCCAGCTTGACCTTCTCGATGCGGTTCTTGATCAGTTCGCTGATTTCGGAGGGGTTGAGCGTGGTTGCCATCGTCAAGTCCTAGTGCCGGCGGTCAGGCCGGACGTTAAATGAATTCAGTTAGCGAGCGCGGTCTGCAGGCGCGACAGCTTGCCCTTGAGCGAGCCATCGATCACCACGTCGCCTGCGTCGATCACCGCACCGCCGATCAGCGAAGCATCGATCGCGGTGGTGATCTCCACGTCTTGGCCGAAGCGCTTGCGCAGCGCGGCCTTGATGGCGTCCAGCTCAGTGGAGGACAGCTCGGCGGCCGAGGTCACGGTGGCCTTGACCACGTGTTCGGCTTCAGCGCGGAGCTGGTCGTACATGCCTGCGATTTCCGGCAGCAGCGGCAGCCGGTGCGCTTCGGCCAGGATGGCCAGGAAGCGACCGAACGACTCGCCCGCCGATTCCGGCGCCAGCAACGCGACGGCATCGCCGCGGTCCAGCTCCGGGTTCGACAGCAGGGCCGACACGCGCGGATCTGCGGCTACGTGGGCGGAGAACGCAAGCGCGTCCGACCACGGCGCGAACGTGCCTTCGTCGCGCGCGGTCGCGAACGCGGCGCGAGCATACGGGCGTGCAAGCGTGAGGGCCTGGCTCATCGATCAGATCTCCGAGGCCAGCTCGTCGAGCAGCGCCTTGTGGGCGTTGGCGTCGATTTCGCGCTTGAGCAGCTTTTCGGCACCGGTCACGGCCAGCACGGACACCTGCTTGCGCAGATCTTCGCGGGCACGGTTTGCGGCAGCCTCGATCTCGGCGTGGGCCAGTTCTTTCTGGCGGTTCGCTTCGACGATGGCTTCATTCTTGGCGGCGTCAACGATCTGGTTGGCGCGGGCATGGGCCTGGTCGATGATCTCGTTGGCCTTGGTGCGCGCGTCCTTCAGTGCTTCGTTGACCTTTTCCTGCGCCTGGGCCAGATCCTTCTGGCTGCGGTCGGCAGCGGCGAGGCCTTCAGCGATCTTCTGCTGGCGCTCTTCGATGGCGTTCATCAGCGGCGGCCAGATCTTGGTCGCGATGATCCAGATCAGACCGGCGAACGCCAGTGCCTGGGCAACGAGGGTAAAACCGATTTCCATGGGGTTCGCTCAATCTGGGGTGACGGGGTGGAAGCGCCGCAGGAGCGGCGCGTCCGTTCCTTCATCCGCGATCAGGCGCACAAGGCGCCTGATCGTGTCTTCGCTGGATCAGCCCGCGACAGCCGGCAGACGCGCAACGAATTCAGCGATGGTCGGGTTGGCGAAGGCCAGCAGCAGGCCGACGGCGACCGAGATGATGAACGCGGCGTCGATCAGGCCGGCGGTGATGAACATGCGGACCTGCAGCACCGGGATCAGTTCCGGCTGGCGGGCAGCCGATTCCAGGAACTTACCGGCCATGATGGCCAGACCGAGACCGGCACCCAGCGCGGCCAGGCCGATCATGATGCCGACGGCGAGGACGGTGGAGCTCTGGACTTGGGCGAGGTTGGTCAGGACGGCAAAGTACATGGGTTATCTCCGGAAACTTAAGTTGCTAAGGGTAATGAAACGGATGAAGGGTGAAGCGAAAACTCAGTGAGCGTCTTCCGACAGGCTCAGGTACACGATCGACAGCATCATGAAGATGAATGCCTGCAGCGGAATCACCAGCAGGTGGAACAGCATCCAGCCGAGGCCGAAGGCACCGCCCGCGAGGGCGCCCATGATGCCGGCACTGCCCAGCACCCAGATCAGCAGGAACACGATTTCGCCGCCGAACATGTTGCCGAACAGTCGCATCGCCAGCGAGATCGGCTTGCTCAGCCACTCGACGATGTTGAGGATCAGGTTGAACGGCATCATCCACTTGCCGAACGGCGCGGTCAGGAATTCCTTGGTGAAGCCACCCAGGCCCTTGGCACGCAGCGCGAAGAACAGCATCAGGAAGAACACGCTGATCGACATGCCCAGGGTGGCATTGACGTCGGCGGTGGGGACCGGCTTCCAGTACGGCACGCCGAGCGCTTCCAGCGGCAGGGCGATGAAGTCGGCCGGGATCATCTTGATGAGGTTCATCAGGAGGATCCAGAAGAAGATCGTGATTGCGATCGGGGTCACCAGCTTGCTGGTGCCGTGGTAGGTGTCCTTGGCCTGGCGGTCGACGAACTCGAGGCAGATCTCCACGAACGCCTGCCACTTGCCCGGCACGCCGGCGGTCGCCTTGCGGGTGGCCAGCCAGAAGCCAAACACCATCAACAAACCCAGCGCGACCGAAGTCACAATGGTGTCGACGTGAATAGCCCAGAAACCACCTTCCTGCATATGGAACGTCAGGTTGTGCAGGTGATGTTGGATGTAGGAGGTGGGTGTAAGCGCCTCGCCTGCCATGTGTCCGGAACCTTGAGTTAAATAAATTGGATCAGCGCCTGGCCAGAGCCAGGACCTGGAACATCAGTCCGACGGCGATTCCGGCCAGCAGCGCCAGTGCAGGCAGCTTGAAGACCACGAAACCCACCGCCAGGACACCGAATACGAGCGCCCACTTCGCCACCACCGCCAGGATCAGCCGCGACATGGCCGAACCCGCCGCCTGCACCCCGCCCCCCAGCGCCATCCGTGCCGCGACCCAACCGCCTGCCGATACCGCGACACCCGACGCAAGCGCCCCGAGGGCGTACTTCGGACCTGCCAGCAGCAGGAAGGCCAGGGCCAGGACAGCCACTGCGGCCAGCGGGTAGACCGCTGCGCGCAGCATCAGTCGCCGACCCGCGTCAACGGAGTTCAGCACACGTATGTCCTGCATGGTTGTGGGAAGAGTGGCCGAGGCAGCAAGTGCTTTGCCTCGTCGAGCCGCCAAATTATAGCAACGGGACAATTTGCGAGACAACCGCCCCCCGTTCATCCCGGACGCCGCAAGTTGCTGCATCGCCACAGATTTTGCGGCCGCGAGGGGGTCAAACCCGCCACCCAGCGCCCCAATTCATCTTGCGGCGCAGCATATTGAACTTTCGTCGCGGATGGCAGTCTGACTGTTCGGCCTGTCCATTCGATCCTCGTCGACGCCCCTGTGCAGGCCGGTACCGAGCGGCCCCGAGCTCTCTCCGGGGCCGCTCTTTTCCGCGCCCTCGGCGCGACGCCGCAACGATATCCGCTTACCGCCCCGGCCAACCAGACGCCCGGACGGCGACCTGCGACGCATGAACGGTACACGCCCCCTGCACCATACGTTCACGAATGGTGGACGCGCGGGCAAGGCACAGTGATTCCATTCCCCCGAATCACTGCAAGGACACCCCGATGCGTCTGCTTCCGCTGCTCGCCCTGCCGCTGGCCATGGCCGCACTCACCCACGCCACGTCGGCCAGCGCAGCCGAGGGCGACGACCGCTTCGCCCTGCGCCTTGGCGCCATGAACATCGACTCGGACAACACCATCCGCGGCAACACCACGGTGCTGGGCCAGGATGTGGGCTTCGACGAGGACTTCGGCCTGGGTGGCAAGGAATGGGAGCCGCGCATTGATGGCCTGTTCCGCATCAGCGACCGCCAGCGCCTGATCTTCAACTACTTCAAGTACGACAAGGACCGCCGCGAAACGCTGGACGACGGCATCAGCTTCGGCGGTGAAACCGTTCCGGCCGGCAGCTTCGTCAAGGGCGAACTGAAGTACCAGGTAGCCAGCCTGGTGTACGACTACTCGGTGGTGGACACCGAGAAGTTCGACCTGGGCCTGCAGCTGGGTGCGGAGTACGCGAAGGTGAGCACCAAGGCCTACGCCGACCTCGGCACCGTATACAACGGCACGTTCCTGGACGAGAAGGCCGACGGCATCGCGCCGGTGGTGGGTGCACGCTTCACCATCACCCCGTCTGAGAAGTGGATGATCACCGCGCAGGGCCAGTACCTCAACACCAAGTGGGGCAACTTCGACGACTACGACGGTGACCTGAGCCGCGCCAATGTGATCGTGGACTACAAGTTCACCGACAACTTCGGCATCTTCGCCGGCTACGACTGGTTCAAGCTGGACGTGGACCAGAGCGGCCGCGATGGCACCATCGGCCTGAAGCAGGAGTTCAAGGGTCCGGTGGCGGGTATCAGCGTTTCGTTCTGACGCGAATACGTCAAGGTCAAACAAAAAACCCGGCTTTCGCCGGGTTTTTTAATGTGTCATGGCCAGCGGCCATGACTTACTTTTTCTTTGGAATGTACAGATCGGTGATGGTGCCGTCGTAGATTTCCGCGGCCATCGCCACCGACTCGCTGAGCGTCGGGTGGGCGTGGATGGTGTGGCCGATGTCTTCGGCTTCGGCACCCATCTCGATGGCCAAGCCGATCTCGGCAAGCAGGTCGCCGGCATGCACGCCGACGATCGCGCCGCCGATGATGCGGTGGGTTTCCTCGTCGAAGATCAGCTTGGTGAAGCCTTCGGTGCGGCCGATGCCGATCGCGCGGCCGCTGGCGGCCCACGGGAACTTGGCCACGCCGACCTTCAGGCCCTGCGCCTTGGCTTCGGTCTCGGTCACGCCGACCCAGGCGATTTCCGGGTTGGTGTAGGCCACCGACGGAATCACCCGCGCCACCCACTCCTTCTTCTCGCCCGAAGCGACTTCAGCCGCCAGCTTGCCTTCGTGCGTGGCCTTGTGGGCCAGCATCGGGTTGCCGACGATATCGCCGATGGCAAAGATGTGTGGCACGTTGGTGCGCATCTGGCGGTCGACCGGGATGAAACCGCGGTCGGTCACGCCCACGCCGGCCTTCTCCGCGCCGATCTTCCTGCCATTGGGCGAGCGGCCCACGGCGACCAGCACGCGGTCGAAGGTGCCCTGCTCCAGGCCCGGCTTCTCGCCTTCGGCTGCGGCTTCGAAGGTCACCGTGATGCCCTTCGCATCGGCGCTGACGCCCGATGCCTTGGTCTTCAGGTGGACCTCGACGCCCTGCTTCTTCAGGCGGTCCGCCAGCGGCTTGACCAGGTCCTTGTCGGCGCCCGGCATCAGCTGGTCCATGAACTCGACCACGGTCACCTTGCTGCCGAGTGCGGCATACACGGTGGCCATTTCCAGGCCGATGATGCCGCCACCGACGACCAGCAGCGAACCCGGCACGTCGGCCAGTTCCAGCGCGTCGGTGGAGTCCATCACGCGCGGGTCGTCCCACGGGAAGTTCGGCAGCTTCACCGCCTGCGAACCGGCGGCGATGATGCACTGCTGGAACCGCAGCAGCTGGGTCTTGCCGTCGTCGCCGACGATCTCCAGCTCATTGGCCGAGACGAACGTGGCCACGCCCTGCACGGTGCGCACCTTGCGCTGCTTGGCCATGCCGGCCAGGCCCTTGGTCAGCTGGGTGACCACCTTTTCCTTGTAGCCACGCAGCTTGTCCAGGGTGATGGTCGGCGCGCCGAACTCCACCCCGAAGTCGCCGGCGTGGGCCACTTCGTCGATCACCGCAGCGGCATGCAGCAGCGCCTTGGACGGGATGCAGCCCACGTTGAGGCAGACCCCGCCGAGGCTGGCGTAACGTTCGATCAGCACGGTGTCCACGCCCAGGTCGGCCGAGCGGAACGCAGCGGTGTAACCGCCCGGACCGGCGCCCAGCACCACCATCTGGCATTCGATGTCGGCCGGCTTGCCCGAGGACAACGCCGGCTGCGGCGCGGCCGGTTCGGCCGGGGCGCGGTGCGACGGGGTCACCGGCGGCTTGCTGGCCGGTGCGGCGGCCTTGGGCGCCTCGGCGGCCGGGGCAGCGGGTGCGGCAGCGGCGCCTTCGGCGTCCAGCACCACCACCACGTCGCCCTCGGACAGCGTGTCGCCGAGCTTGACCTTGATTTCCTTGACCACGCCGGCGGCCGAAGACGGCACTTCCAGGGTGGCCTTGTCCGATTCCAGCGTGACCAGGCCCTGGTCCTTCTTCACCGTGTCGCCCACCGCGACCAGCAGTTCGATCACCGGGACGGCGCTGTAATCGCCAATGTCGGGAACCTTGATTTCAATAGCGGCCATGCGTGTTCTCCTGGTACTCAGCCGGCCTTGCCGGCGAGCAGTTGCTGCAGTTCGTCGAGCGACTCGTCCAGATCCTGCCAGCGACGGTCGAGCTTCTTTTCCTTGGTGTCGCTGGCTTCGATCAGCAGCGCCACCTGTTTCATCATCAGCTTGCCGGCACCGCACTCCCAGCGCGGACCGCTGTAGCGTTCGCCGTCGACCTGGAACGACAGCACTTCGCCGTCGGTGATCGGCGCCTTGCGTTCGGCCGGAACGCCTGCGTCCAGTGCGCTGCGCCAGCTGCGCACCAGGCGCTGGGCCAGGGCGGCGGGGATGGCGACCTGGTACTGGTCCGGCTCCTGGTCCACGCGCAGCTCAACGCCACCACCGCGTGCACTGTTGTTCCAGGTGTACACGCGCTTGTCGGCCTTGCTGAAGCGCAGCGTCCACGCCTGGTCCTGGGTGCCGGGCAGCAGCGCCACGCCGGTTTCCACCCCGCCCTTGGGCAGGGTGACCAGCGACAGCATCGGCTGCGCCTTGCCCACGAACAGGGTTTCCACCGCCTGGCCGTAGTTGCCCACCGCCGGCGGCCAACCGCGCCCCAGCTCGGTGGTGCAGGCCGCATGGGCGGCCGGCACGAAGGCCAGGGCCATCACCAGGGCGTAGAGCTGGGCTCTGCCCCTCACA is from Stenotrophomonas bentonitica and encodes:
- a CDS encoding F0F1 ATP synthase subunit delta, whose product is MSQALTLARPYARAAFATARDEGTFAPWSDALAFSAHVAADPRVSALLSNPELDRGDAVALLAPESAGESFGRFLAILAEAHRLPLLPEIAGMYDQLRAEAEHVVKATVTSAAELSSTELDAIKAALRKRFGQDVEITTAIDASLIGGAVIDAGDVVIDGSLKGKLSRLQTALAN
- a CDS encoding F0F1 ATP synthase subunit B, whose amino-acid sequence is MEIGFTLVAQALAFAGLIWIIATKIWPPLMNAIEERQQKIAEGLAAADRSQKDLAQAQEKVNEALKDARTKANEIIDQAHARANQIVDAAKNEAIVEANRQKELAHAEIEAAANRAREDLRKQVSVLAVTGAEKLLKREIDANAHKALLDELASEI
- the atpE gene encoding F0F1 ATP synthase subunit C encodes the protein MYFAVLTNLAQVQSSTVLAVGIMIGLAALGAGLGLAIMAGKFLESAARQPELIPVLQVRMFITAGLIDAAFIISVAVGLLLAFANPTIAEFVARLPAVAG
- the atpB gene encoding F0F1 ATP synthase subunit A, whose protein sequence is MAGEALTPTSYIQHHLHNLTFHMQEGGFWAIHVDTIVTSVALGLLMVFGFWLATRKATAGVPGKWQAFVEICLEFVDRQAKDTYHGTSKLVTPIAITIFFWILLMNLIKMIPADFIALPLEALGVPYWKPVPTADVNATLGMSISVFFLMLFFALRAKGLGGFTKEFLTAPFGKWMMPFNLILNIVEWLSKPISLAMRLFGNMFGGEIVFLLIWVLGSAGIMGALAGGAFGLGWMLFHLLVIPLQAFIFMMLSIVYLSLSEDAH
- the lpdA gene encoding dihydrolipoyl dehydrogenase, whose protein sequence is MAAIEIKVPDIGDYSAVPVIELLVAVGDTVKKDQGLVTLESDKATLEVPSSAAGVVKEIKVKLGDTLSEGDVVVVLDAEGAAAAPAAPAAEAPKAAAPASKPPVTPSHRAPAEPAAPQPALSSGKPADIECQMVVLGAGPGGYTAAFRSADLGVDTVLIERYASLGGVCLNVGCIPSKALLHAAAVIDEVAHAGDFGVEFGAPTITLDKLRGYKEKVVTQLTKGLAGMAKQRKVRTVQGVATFVSANELEIVGDDGKTQLLRFQQCIIAAGSQAVKLPNFPWDDPRVMDSTDALELADVPGSLLVVGGGIIGLEMATVYAALGSKVTVVEFMDQLMPGADKDLVKPLADRLKKQGVEVHLKTKASGVSADAKGITVTFEAAAEGEKPGLEQGTFDRVLVAVGRSPNGRKIGAEKAGVGVTDRGFIPVDRQMRTNVPHIFAIGDIVGNPMLAHKATHEGKLAAEVASGEKKEWVARVIPSVAYTNPEIAWVGVTETEAKAQGLKVGVAKFPWAASGRAIGIGRTEGFTKLIFDEETHRIIGGAIVGVHAGDLLAEIGLAIEMGAEAEDIGHTIHAHPTLSESVAMAAEIYDGTITDLYIPKKK